The Bernardetia litoralis DSM 6794 genome includes a window with the following:
- a CDS encoding IS4 family transposase yields the protein MRYSLTNEINKLIDRFPILSHLSRKKFLAIYILALINSRNVQFCETANHLNPEVKNKSNETRIQDFYRKAELNFDQIALLFFCIFPSSQKLDIVIDRTEWDFGKYQCNILMVVLSNRTLTLPFYWELLDNKSGNSNTENRIDLVKKCLDIILPQRISLFVGDRGFVGHHWFKYLKYNKINFCFRIPKHHNIVHYDEHMNKIVQKAEHLHQAYPNGITLSNRLVDGIVGNVYIGTGKDGELLFLFGNLAAPTLPKYYERRWTIESFFQNLKGRGFNLKITHLQNSEKLKKLIACVSLAYAFCSNTGLYEHRKIQKIKNKNHGRKSTSFARKGIDIIRDLLKQTELLDQLVEKFVRIICINARKIIAKSDFLHEKMVI from the coding sequence ATGAGATACTCTCTCACTAACGAAATTAATAAATTAATAGACCGTTTCCCAATTCTTTCGCACCTTTCTCGTAAAAAATTTCTAGCTATATATATTTTAGCTTTAATTAATAGTAGAAATGTGCAATTTTGTGAAACAGCAAATCACCTCAATCCAGAAGTTAAAAATAAATCTAATGAAACTAGAATACAAGATTTTTACAGAAAAGCAGAGTTAAATTTTGACCAAATTGCACTTCTATTTTTTTGTATTTTTCCCTCTTCTCAAAAATTAGACATTGTTATAGATCGTACAGAATGGGATTTTGGTAAATATCAATGCAATATTCTAATGGTTGTGCTAAGTAATCGTACACTTACTTTACCTTTTTATTGGGAATTATTAGATAATAAAAGTGGCAATTCCAACACCGAAAATAGGATAGATTTAGTAAAAAAATGTTTGGACATCATTCTTCCTCAACGAATTAGTTTATTTGTTGGAGATAGGGGATTTGTAGGTCATCATTGGTTTAAGTATCTGAAATACAATAAGATAAATTTTTGTTTTCGAATTCCCAAACATCATAATATTGTTCATTATGACGAACACATGAATAAAATAGTGCAAAAAGCAGAGCATCTTCATCAAGCTTATCCTAATGGAATAACTTTGTCTAATAGATTAGTAGATGGTATTGTAGGAAATGTATATATAGGAACAGGAAAAGATGGAGAACTTTTATTTTTATTTGGCAATTTAGCAGCTCCTACTTTACCTAAATACTATGAAAGAAGGTGGACAATAGAGAGCTTTTTTCAGAACTTAAAAGGAAGAGGTTTTAATTTAAAAATTACTCATTTACAAAATAGCGAAAAGCTTAAAAAATTGATTGCTTGCGTTTCTCTAGCTTATGCTTTTTGTTCTAATACAGGGCTGTACGAACATAGAAAAATACAAAAAATAAAAAATAAAAATCATGGCAGAAAATCTACAAGTTTTGCACGAAAAGGAATAGACATAATACGAGATTTATTAAAACAGACAGAATTATTAGACCAACTTGTTGAAAAATTTGTCAGAATTATTTGCATAAATGCACGAAAAATAATTGCCAAATCTGATTTTTTACACGAAAAAATGGTAATTTAA
- a CDS encoding carbon-nitrogen hydrolase family protein yields the protein MKNTNLLKVAMAQIAPIWLNKSKTIEKIEHYITEAGQKNCDLIVFGESLLPGYPFWLSITEASVFNLQIQKEINAHYIKNAIQIEKGDLKSICNLAKTYKIAIYLGIIERPIDRGGHSIYCSLVYIDKEGEIKSVHRKLQPTFEERLSWAAGDGNGLQVHSLEEFTVGGLNCWENWMPLARTVLYGLGENLHIAVWPGAIRNTEDITRFIAKEGRSFVVSVSGLMRKEDFPKDTPHLDIILKNCPDILANGGSCIAAPNGEWIVSPYDNENNEELIIAQLDFNKVLEEHQNFDTVGHYSRPDVLKLTLNRERQSNLDIIE from the coding sequence ATGAAAAACACTAATTTACTCAAAGTAGCAATGGCTCAAATTGCTCCTATTTGGCTCAATAAATCAAAAACAATAGAAAAAATAGAACATTATATCACTGAAGCAGGACAAAAAAACTGTGATCTAATTGTTTTTGGAGAATCACTTTTACCTGGATATCCGTTTTGGTTATCTATTACAGAGGCTTCTGTTTTTAATCTTCAAATTCAGAAAGAAATCAATGCTCATTATATCAAAAATGCTATTCAGATAGAAAAAGGAGATTTAAAAAGTATTTGTAATCTTGCCAAAACGTATAAAATAGCCATTTATTTGGGAATAATTGAACGTCCAATTGATAGAGGAGGACATAGTATTTATTGTTCACTAGTTTATATTGATAAGGAAGGCGAAATAAAATCAGTTCATAGAAAGCTACAACCTACTTTTGAGGAGCGTTTGAGTTGGGCAGCAGGTGATGGAAATGGTTTGCAAGTCCATAGTTTGGAAGAGTTTACTGTTGGTGGGCTGAACTGTTGGGAAAATTGGATGCCTTTAGCTCGTACTGTTTTGTATGGATTAGGCGAAAATCTTCATATTGCCGTTTGGCCTGGTGCTATTCGAAATACAGAAGATATTACTCGTTTTATTGCTAAAGAAGGACGTTCTTTTGTGGTTTCTGTTTCTGGATTGATGCGAAAAGAAGATTTTCCAAAAGACACTCCTCATTTGGATATAATCTTGAAAAATTGTCCTGATATTTTAGCAAATGGTGGTTCTTGTATTGCTGCACCAAATGGAGAATGGATTGTGTCGCCTTACGATAATGAGAATAACGAAGAACTAATCATAGCACAATTAGATTTTAATAAAGTCTTAGAAGAACATCAAAATTTTGATACTGTCGGACATTATTCTCGTCCAGATGTTTTAAAACTGACTTTGAATAGAGAAAGACAGAGTAATTTGGATATAATTGAATAA
- the topA gene encoding type I DNA topoisomerase: protein MSKNLVIVESPAKAKTIENYLGKDFTVTSSFGHVRDLVKSNDAIDVENNFTPTYVVSKDKEDVIRSLRKLAKGVETVWLATDDDREGEAISWHLKEALNLDEKNIKRIIFREITKTAILNAIQNPRTIDDDLVNAQQARRILDRLVGFELSPVLWKKVKYGLSAGRVQSAAVRVVVERERQIDEFNAKGFYKVDAIFDVENGKKLNAELSKRLDEKTKAQGFLENCINATFKIDNLEKKPAKKSPAAPFTTSTLQQEASRKLGFSVSQTMMVAQRLYEAGHISYMRTDSVNLSEESRQNAATEIIASYGQEFAKNRTYKTKSNSAQEAHEAIRPTNFANRQPVSDNQQQRLYELIWKRAIASQMSDAKLERTIVTIGITKEDKKLAETLKATGEIIIFEGFLKVYLESKDDDDDEENSETKGVLPPLKVGQSLDLELMTATERFTRPKARYTEASLVKELEELGIGRPSTYAPTISTIQKREYVVKEARDGVQREYSVLTLKNDKIDSKTKTETTGAEKNKLFPTNMGMVVNDFLVGNFPDIVNLTFTAQVEAEFDKIADGNLEWEKMLGSFYGQFHPQVVKVAEDGEYANTTRELGKDPKTGRTINVRMGRYGAMVEKLPLDPEDKEQKPDFASLLKGQYLDKVTLEDALELFKLPRDVGMFENKKVVAAIGRFGPYIRHDSKFVSIPKEEDPLTINEERAIELIKEKREKDAKKIIKVFPENEEVRVLNGRWGAYIAVGKQNVKIPKDLEIEPIDLTLEKCLELAEAAPAPKGKYAKKTATKKAPAKKKTTAKKTTAKKPAAKKATTKKTTTAKKTTVKKPTAKKTTPKKTTD from the coding sequence ATGTCAAAAAATCTCGTCATTGTAGAATCCCCTGCCAAAGCCAAAACTATTGAAAATTATCTTGGAAAAGACTTTACAGTTACTTCAAGTTTCGGACACGTTCGTGATTTAGTTAAATCTAATGATGCGATTGATGTCGAAAATAATTTTACTCCTACTTATGTTGTTTCGAAAGATAAAGAAGATGTTATTCGTTCTCTTCGCAAACTTGCAAAAGGAGTCGAAACTGTCTGGCTCGCAACGGATGATGACCGAGAAGGAGAAGCCATTTCTTGGCACTTAAAAGAGGCTTTGAATCTTGATGAGAAAAATATAAAACGTATTATCTTTAGAGAAATTACTAAAACAGCTATCTTAAATGCTATTCAGAATCCTAGAACAATTGATGATGATTTGGTAAATGCCCAACAGGCAAGGCGTATTTTGGATAGATTGGTAGGTTTTGAGCTTTCTCCTGTTCTTTGGAAAAAAGTGAAATATGGACTTTCAGCAGGGCGTGTACAATCAGCAGCTGTGCGTGTAGTGGTAGAAAGAGAACGACAAATAGATGAATTTAATGCAAAAGGATTTTATAAAGTAGATGCTATTTTTGATGTAGAAAATGGCAAAAAACTAAATGCTGAACTTTCGAAGCGTTTAGATGAAAAAACAAAAGCACAAGGTTTCTTAGAGAACTGTATCAATGCAACTTTCAAAATTGATAATTTAGAGAAAAAACCAGCCAAAAAATCTCCTGCTGCTCCTTTTACAACTTCTACATTACAACAAGAAGCAAGTAGAAAATTAGGTTTTTCAGTTTCTCAAACAATGATGGTTGCCCAAAGGTTGTATGAAGCTGGTCATATCTCATATATGCGTACCGATTCGGTCAATCTTTCGGAAGAATCTCGCCAAAATGCAGCTACTGAAATAATAGCATCCTATGGACAAGAGTTTGCTAAAAATCGTACCTATAAGACAAAATCAAATTCAGCTCAAGAAGCTCACGAAGCTATCCGACCAACTAATTTTGCAAATCGTCAGCCTGTTTCTGATAATCAACAACAACGATTATATGAATTAATTTGGAAACGTGCCATTGCTTCTCAAATGTCTGATGCAAAACTTGAGAGAACAATTGTAACAATAGGAATTACAAAAGAAGATAAAAAATTAGCTGAAACACTAAAAGCAACAGGCGAAATAATCATTTTTGAAGGGTTTTTGAAAGTCTATTTAGAATCTAAAGATGATGATGACGACGAGGAAAACAGCGAAACTAAAGGCGTTTTACCTCCATTGAAAGTTGGTCAAAGTTTAGATTTAGAACTCATGACAGCTACCGAACGCTTTACTCGTCCGAAAGCTCGTTATACAGAGGCATCACTTGTAAAAGAATTAGAAGAGCTTGGCATTGGTCGTCCTTCTACGTATGCACCAACTATTTCAACAATTCAGAAAAGAGAATATGTAGTCAAAGAAGCTAGAGACGGAGTTCAAAGAGAATATTCTGTTCTTACTTTGAAAAATGATAAAATTGATAGTAAAACAAAAACAGAAACAACAGGAGCAGAAAAAAATAAACTTTTTCCTACTAATATGGGAATGGTTGTAAATGATTTCTTAGTTGGTAATTTTCCAGATATTGTCAATCTTACTTTTACAGCACAGGTAGAAGCCGAATTTGATAAAATTGCTGATGGAAATTTAGAATGGGAAAAAATGTTAGGTTCTTTTTATGGACAATTTCATCCACAGGTAGTGAAAGTTGCCGAAGATGGAGAATATGCCAACACCACTAGAGAACTCGGAAAAGACCCGAAAACTGGAAGAACAATTAATGTAAGAATGGGGCGTTATGGCGCAATGGTAGAAAAATTACCATTAGACCCAGAAGATAAAGAACAGAAACCTGATTTTGCTTCTCTTTTAAAAGGGCAATATTTGGATAAAGTTACACTTGAAGATGCCTTAGAATTATTCAAACTTCCTCGTGATGTAGGAATGTTTGAAAATAAAAAAGTAGTGGCTGCTATTGGTCGTTTTGGTCCTTATATTCGTCATGATAGTAAGTTTGTTTCTATTCCAAAGGAAGAAGACCCACTTACAATAAATGAAGAACGAGCAATAGAACTCATCAAAGAAAAACGAGAAAAGGATGCTAAGAAAATCATCAAAGTTTTTCCTGAAAACGAAGAAGTGCGTGTTTTGAATGGTCGTTGGGGTGCTTATATTGCAGTTGGAAAACAAAATGTCAAAATTCCAAAAGATTTAGAAATAGAACCTATTGATTTGACACTAGAAAAATGCTTAGAACTAGCTGAGGCAGCACCTGCTCCAAAAGGCAAGTATGCCAAAAAAACAGCTACTAAAAAAGCTCCTGCTAAAAAGAAAACGACAGCCAAAAAAACAACAGCTAAGAAACCTGCTGCAAAGAAAGCAACAACTAAAAAGACAACCACAGCAAAGAAAACGACAGTCAAAAAACCTACTGCAAAAAAAACAACTCCTAAAAAGACAACAGATTAA
- the nhaD gene encoding sodium:proton antiporter NhaD: MSYEIVVIIIFVLGYMAIALEHNIKVDKAAPALLIAVLCWTVYVVAEGILPHNEEVIDKIVHTELLHHLAETSQILFFLLCAMTIVEVIDAHQGFEVITKRITTQKKRNLIWIICLVTFFLSAALDNLATTIVMVSMLRKLVTDKNDRLIYVSMVVIAANAGGAWSPIGDVTTTMLWIGGQVTTTNIIVKLIVPSIICLVAPLTIISFMMKGNLKQSKEGASGAGGHGGHAPIKVSDFDRNLVFGIGLGGLLFVPIFKTITHLPPFMGMSFSLGVVWLVTEILHNRKKAEEGAHAKLSVVAILERVDVPSVLFFFGILLAVGCLQSMGTLNTLATFLSETFTGDGGVYIIGLLLGLMSAIVDNVPLVAASMGMYDLATYPPDHVFWEFIAYCAGTGGSTLIIGSAAGVAAMGMEHINFMWYLKKIAWLSLIGYIAGAATFMAMQLLIH, translated from the coding sequence ATGTCTTACGAGATTGTTGTTATTATAATTTTTGTGTTGGGCTATATGGCTATTGCCCTTGAACACAATATTAAAGTTGATAAAGCTGCACCTGCACTTCTTATTGCTGTTCTTTGTTGGACAGTTTATGTGGTAGCAGAAGGAATACTTCCTCATAATGAAGAAGTAATCGATAAAATTGTTCATACAGAATTGCTTCATCATTTAGCTGAAACTTCCCAAATACTTTTCTTTTTGCTTTGTGCAATGACAATTGTTGAGGTAATTGATGCCCATCAAGGATTTGAAGTAATTACAAAACGAATTACAACACAGAAAAAACGAAATCTAATCTGGATTATCTGTTTAGTAACCTTCTTTTTATCAGCGGCCTTAGACAATCTTGCAACAACTATTGTAATGGTATCTATGCTTCGTAAATTAGTTACAGATAAAAATGACCGTTTAATTTATGTAAGTATGGTAGTCATTGCTGCCAATGCTGGTGGAGCTTGGTCACCAATTGGTGATGTCACGACTACAATGCTTTGGATTGGTGGACAAGTAACTACAACAAATATTATTGTTAAACTTATTGTTCCTAGTATCATCTGTTTGGTTGCGCCTCTTACAATTATTTCTTTTATGATGAAAGGAAATTTAAAGCAAAGCAAAGAAGGAGCTTCAGGAGCTGGAGGACATGGTGGTCATGCTCCTATTAAAGTAAGTGATTTTGATAGAAATTTAGTATTTGGAATTGGTCTTGGAGGACTTTTATTTGTTCCTATATTCAAAACAATTACACATTTACCTCCTTTTATGGGAATGTCATTTAGTTTAGGTGTTGTGTGGCTCGTAACTGAAATACTACACAATCGTAAAAAAGCAGAAGAAGGAGCGCATGCAAAACTTTCTGTTGTGGCTATTTTAGAGCGTGTTGATGTACCTAGTGTATTGTTCTTTTTCGGTATCTTGCTTGCAGTAGGTTGTTTGCAATCTATGGGAACACTAAACACATTGGCTACATTTTTAAGTGAAACATTTACAGGAGATGGTGGTGTTTATATCATTGGTCTTCTTTTAGGTCTTATGTCTGCCATTGTAGATAATGTACCTTTGGTAGCTGCTTCAATGGGTATGTATGACCTTGCAACTTATCCACCCGATCATGTATTTTGGGAATTTATAGCTTATTGTGCTGGTACAGGTGGTAGTACTCTTATTATTGGTTCGGCTGCTGGTGTTGCTGCAATGGGAATGGAACACATCAATTTTATGTGGTATCTTAAAAAAATTGCTTGGCTTTCACTAATTGGATATATTGCTGGTGCTGCTACATTTATGGCAATGCAGTTATTGATTCATTAA
- a CDS encoding OmpA family protein, with the protein MNRKLRLNSPLYKKKSEKKHTKKTIALVCFCLLFVFSSFFSPLHQIVGGSFFKLYENWKGVPYTNTYKKIDNNNLLPSNYLPKNLLSTSSNPLDDQLIDGRFTIGYGDKSILFGYPYSFSTSHFVLQSSGKYASNNPELSQTKALKGVLISEIEENSDIIFTSKVIYTYDNLLITQTLEPVGADLEDLENTSKGNYYKIEYEIENQSDASREVEFTLLLDPMINADDICKLSADGSHIGMNRKFETNKIPLHFAFYNGDLQAHLITKHKNTISPDMAYIGQWAYLTNVLYLEQQKVGNYTDDSAIILRWNTETLQKGEVRTFRVFYGVPKGKEGINLQHHQPEKKSQITLYFDANQSQLSSEEETRLREFIGARRWKAALVEGYTDAKGSQHVNLELSKDRINQVSYALQMFGVKYEKILHKSHGEFFARNDDVTRGSGEQKDRKVVVTVWR; encoded by the coding sequence ATGAATAGAAAATTACGACTGAATTCTCCATTGTACAAAAAAAAATCTGAAAAAAAACATACTAAAAAAACAATAGCATTGGTTTGCTTTTGTTTGTTGTTTGTTTTTTCATCATTTTTTTCTCCTCTACATCAGATAGTTGGAGGTTCTTTTTTTAAATTATACGAAAACTGGAAGGGTGTACCTTACACAAATACGTATAAAAAAATAGATAATAATAATCTTCTTCCATCTAATTATTTACCTAAAAACCTTTTATCTACAAGCTCTAATCCATTAGATGACCAACTTATTGATGGGCGTTTTACGATAGGATATGGCGATAAAAGTATTTTGTTTGGTTATCCTTATTCTTTTTCTACTTCGCATTTTGTTTTGCAATCAAGTGGAAAGTATGCTTCTAATAATCCAGAACTCTCTCAAACAAAGGCATTAAAGGGAGTTTTAATTTCAGAAATAGAAGAAAATTCTGATATAATTTTTACTTCAAAAGTAATTTATACGTATGATAATTTATTAATTACCCAAACCCTAGAGCCTGTTGGAGCTGATTTGGAAGACTTGGAAAATACTTCTAAAGGAAATTATTATAAAATCGAGTATGAAATAGAAAATCAATCTGATGCATCAAGAGAGGTAGAGTTTACACTTTTATTAGACCCTATGATTAATGCCGATGATATTTGTAAACTCTCAGCTGATGGTTCGCACATTGGAATGAATAGAAAATTTGAAACAAATAAAATTCCTTTGCATTTTGCTTTTTATAATGGTGATTTGCAGGCTCATTTAATAACAAAACATAAAAATACAATTAGTCCAGATATGGCATATATAGGTCAGTGGGCATATTTGACAAATGTTTTATATCTTGAACAACAAAAAGTAGGAAATTATACAGATGATAGTGCAATTATCTTGAGATGGAATACAGAAACATTACAGAAAGGAGAAGTTCGTACTTTTAGAGTGTTTTATGGAGTTCCTAAAGGAAAAGAAGGAATAAATTTGCAACATCATCAGCCAGAAAAAAAATCTCAAATTACTCTTTATTTTGATGCCAATCAAAGTCAATTATCTTCAGAAGAAGAAACTCGTTTGAGAGAATTTATTGGAGCAAGACGTTGGAAAGCTGCCTTGGTAGAGGGGTATACAGATGCAAAAGGTTCTCAACATGTAAATTTAGAACTTTCTAAGGATAGAATAAATCAAGTAAGTTATGCGTTGCAAATGTTTGGAGTAAAGTATGAAAAAATATTACACAAATCTCATGGAGAATTTTTTGCTCGGAATGATGATGTAACTAGAGGAAGTGGAGAGCAGAAAGATAGAAAAGTAGTTGTTACGGTTTGGAGATAA
- the nhaC gene encoding Na+/H+ antiporter NhaC encodes MSTASKTPTPTLFQSLIPILALIVLLVFNVLIFGDNATGGANQVALLLAGAIAGLVAWYLKMSWTQVMEGVLESINSAMSAVLILLMIGALAGTWMLSGIVPALIYYGLQVLTPTFFLVASCIVCALVSLGTGSSWSTIATVGIALLGIGAALGFSEGMVAGAIISGAYFGDKMSPLSDTTNLAPAMAGTDLFTHIRYMLYTTVPSFTITLILFLIIGLNSENTASASNVNEIMTAIKGTFSISPFLFVVPVAVIVLIVKKVPALPSLLIGSVLGGVFAVIFQPEIIAQVANVTPTLESLSKEPESIYRNMRMFALENFAGYTAVMMAMFGNVSLVTESETVNGLLSSSGMKGMLGTIWLILCAMIFGGVMDAAGMLARISNAVISLAHSTGSMIAATVGTCIVFNLTASDQYLAVVVPGKMYANAFRKKGLAPENLSRTLEDSGTVTSVLIPWNTCGATQAGVLKVATLDYAPYCFFNVISPLMSIVFGYVGIRIKKINPETGEPIN; translated from the coding sequence ATGTCCACTGCTTCAAAAACACCTACTCCTACGCTCTTTCAATCGCTCATTCCGATACTTGCTTTAATTGTTTTATTAGTATTCAATGTTCTTATTTTTGGAGATAATGCAACTGGTGGAGCAAATCAAGTAGCTTTACTTTTGGCTGGTGCAATAGCTGGACTTGTGGCTTGGTACCTCAAAATGAGCTGGACACAAGTAATGGAGGGTGTTTTGGAAAGTATCAATTCAGCTATGTCTGCTGTTTTGATTTTGCTAATGATTGGAGCTTTGGCTGGTACTTGGATGCTCAGTGGAATTGTCCCTGCTCTTATTTATTATGGTTTGCAAGTCTTAACACCTACTTTTTTCTTGGTCGCCTCTTGTATTGTGTGTGCTTTGGTTTCACTAGGAACAGGAAGCTCTTGGTCAACTATTGCAACTGTCGGAATTGCTCTTTTAGGAATTGGTGCAGCACTTGGATTTAGTGAAGGAATGGTGGCTGGAGCAATTATTTCAGGTGCTTATTTTGGAGATAAAATGTCGCCTTTGTCAGATACCACTAATCTTGCGCCTGCAATGGCTGGAACAGACCTTTTTACGCATATTCGTTATATGCTTTATACGACTGTTCCCTCTTTTACAATTACGTTGATTTTATTTTTGATAATTGGTTTGAATAGTGAAAATACAGCTTCAGCGAGTAATGTAAATGAGATTATGACTGCTATCAAAGGAACGTTTTCTATCAGTCCATTTCTTTTTGTTGTTCCTGTGGCTGTTATCGTTTTGATTGTGAAAAAAGTTCCTGCTTTGCCCTCTCTTTTGATTGGAAGTGTTTTGGGTGGTGTTTTTGCCGTTATTTTTCAACCCGAAATTATTGCTCAAGTAGCTAATGTCACTCCTACTTTGGAGAGTTTGAGTAAAGAACCTGAATCTATTTACAGAAATATGCGTATGTTTGCTTTAGAAAACTTTGCAGGCTATACGGCTGTTATGATGGCAATGTTTGGCAATGTAAGTCTTGTTACAGAAAGTGAAACTGTAAATGGGCTTTTATCTAGTAGTGGAATGAAGGGAATGTTAGGAACAATTTGGCTGATTTTGTGTGCAATGATTTTTGGGGGTGTTATGGATGCTGCTGGAATGCTGGCACGCATTAGTAATGCTGTTATTTCTTTGGCGCACTCTACTGGTTCGATGATTGCTGCTACTGTCGGAACTTGTATTGTCTTTAATTTGACTGCTTCTGACCAATATTTAGCAGTTGTTGTACCAGGGAAGATGTATGCAAATGCCTTTCGCAAAAAAGGACTTGCACCCGAAAACTTGAGCCGAACACTTGAAGATTCTGGAACGGTTACTTCTGTTTTAATTCCTTGGAATACATGTGGAGCAACACAAGCAGGAGTTTTGAAAGTAGCTACTTTAGATTATGCTCCTTATTGTTTTTTCAATGTTATTAGCCCTCTTATGAGTATTGTTTTTGGTTATGTAGGAATAAGAATCAAAAAAATTAATCCAGAAACAGGAGAACCTATCAATTAA
- a CDS encoding TerC/Alx family metal homeostasis membrane protein: MNEYIFFGLFTVFIILILLVDLGVFSKENHVISFKEAAIWSIFWICLALGFWVFLDYYGELIHGVENYADVERIVNKYIAKTDRNGILVKDNLELSVQNYRDKMSLDFITGYLLEYSLSVDNIFVIILIFSSFGVAEKYYKKVLFWGILGAILMRFLFIFVGATIIEHAHWVLYIFGAFLIFTGGKMFYEFIKGEEDEEIDTDDSWVVKWASKIFNVYPRYVGSHFFIPLPTYEAGMLTKSKFNKKNTANSKRHSKKRITWAVTPLFIVVLVIEFTDLIFAVDSIPAIFAVTQDPYVVFFSNIFAILGLRSMFFFLSNIMHLFHYLKLGLAFLLSYIGLKMLAASWLKALGFTNQHSIFIILGILGISVLASIIFPQKEEETPKKENIE; this comes from the coding sequence ATGAACGAATATATCTTTTTTGGGCTCTTTACTGTTTTTATTATCCTTATTCTTTTAGTTGATTTGGGTGTTTTTTCGAAAGAAAATCATGTTATTTCATTCAAAGAAGCTGCTATATGGAGTATTTTTTGGATATGTTTAGCCTTAGGTTTTTGGGTGTTTTTGGATTATTATGGAGAGCTTATTCATGGTGTAGAAAATTATGCCGATGTCGAAAGGATTGTAAATAAATACATTGCAAAAACAGATAGAAATGGAATTTTGGTAAAAGATAACTTAGAACTCAGCGTTCAAAATTATAGAGATAAAATGTCTTTGGATTTTATTACAGGTTATTTATTAGAATATTCCTTATCAGTTGATAATATTTTTGTCATTATTTTAATTTTTAGTTCATTTGGAGTAGCTGAAAAGTATTACAAAAAAGTTCTCTTTTGGGGAATTTTGGGAGCAATTTTGATGCGTTTTCTATTTATTTTTGTGGGTGCAACAATCATCGAACACGCACACTGGGTTTTGTATATCTTTGGTGCTTTCTTGATTTTTACGGGAGGTAAAATGTTTTATGAGTTTATCAAGGGCGAAGAAGATGAAGAAATTGATACAGATGATAGTTGGGTTGTCAAATGGGCTTCTAAGATATTCAATGTTTATCCTCGTTATGTTGGGTCACATTTTTTTATTCCTCTTCCTACTTATGAAGCTGGAATGCTTACCAAAAGTAAGTTTAATAAAAAGAATACAGCAAATTCAAAAAGACATAGCAAAAAACGAATTACTTGGGCAGTTACGCCACTTTTTATTGTTGTTTTGGTTATTGAATTTACAGATTTAATCTTTGCTGTTGATTCTATCCCAGCTATTTTTGCTGTTACCCAAGACCCTTATGTGGTATTTTTCTCTAATATTTTTGCGATTTTGGGTTTGCGTTCGATGTTCTTTTTCTTATCGAATATTATGCACCTTTTCCATTATCTCAAACTTGGTTTGGCTTTTCTTCTGAGTTATATCGGACTCAAAATGCTGGCTGCATCGTGGCTCAAAGCACTCGGTTTTACTAATCAACATTCTATATTTATTATCTTAGGAATACTTGGAATTAGTGTCTTAGCTTCTATTATTTTCCCTCAAAAAGAAGAAGAAACTCCAAAGAAAGAAAATATTGAATAA